A window of Metopolophium dirhodum isolate CAU chromosome 6, ASM1992520v1, whole genome shotgun sequence genomic DNA:
gatgttctTTTAAtcattgagaaaaaaaaataataaatttagcttgttatatattgtttagGAAAGGTAGTTATTGATGCCTTCCGTTTAATCAATCCCAATATGATGGTGCTTGGCCAAGAGCCAAGACAAACTACTAGCAACTTAGGACATTTACAAAAACCTTCAGTTCAAGTCAGTAAactattgaattttattttttgataataattgatgatacattttacatatttcaaaagatataatatcttatagatATAGATGTAGATGAGTTGTAACatcttatttttcattttaggcTCTAATTCATGGTCTTAATCGTCATTACTATTCCATTTCAATAAACTACCGGAAAAACGAACttgaacaaaaaatgttattgaatttACACAAGAAATCATGGATGGATGGAATGGCACTTGAAGATTATGAGAAGCACTGTGATACCAACCGAACTACAGTTAAAGAAATGCTAGAATTAGCTAAGagttataataaagtaaatacttattttattgtaaaaaaaatagttatttactcattattaaatgtattgtatgtaATTGTTAAAGGCTTTGGAAGATGAGGATAAAATGACACCAGAACAATTGGCCATTAAAAATGTAGGCAAACAAGATCCTAAGAGGCATTTGGAAGAAAAAGTTGATAATTTAATGTCCGGAAACATTGTTCAGTGTTTGGGTTCTATGTTGGATACtgtagta
This region includes:
- the LOC132946437 gene encoding 26S proteasome non-ATPase regulatory subunit 14, translated to MDRLLRLGGGLPLGQGVAPSADTPVVDTAEQVYVSSLALLKMLKHGRAGVPMEVMGLMLGEFVDDYTVRVIDVFAMPQTGTGVSVEAVDPVFQAKMLDMLKQTGRPEMVVGWYHSHPGFGCWLSGVDINTQQSFEALSERAVAVVVDPIQSVKGKVVIDAFRLINPNMMVLGQEPRQTTSNLGHLQKPSVQALIHGLNRHYYSISINYRKNELEQKMLLNLHKKSWMDGMALEDYEKHCDTNRTTVKEMLELAKSYNKALEDEDKMTPEQLAIKNVGKQDPKRHLEEKVDNLMSGNIVQCLGSMLDTVVFK